The Jatrophihabitans sp. genome has a segment encoding these proteins:
- a CDS encoding ABC transporter permease, whose product MSALTSDGSAPGRVPGPASAPGPAGVPPTRRGVHSRLAQLPPLSAEQGSSAQPAFNTRRTMPLRVEFARQLTRRRTQLVGLLLLALPIVMALAFQIGGSGDSDGDRPALVDLATAGAGNFALFTEFASVGFLLVVIVAMFCGDTIASEASWSSLRYLLAMPIPRGRLLRQKLVVALTFSFGVNLLLPAWAYVVGGVFFGWDPARSPFGGSFTHTETLQRLLIVALYAAGQALVVASLAFLLSVLTDAPLAAVGGAVFLVVVSNILDSITALDPYRVVLPTHFQYSWLDALTPAISWEDMIRGCALAVIYSSVFFTLAWTRFARKDITS is encoded by the coding sequence GTGAGCGCGTTGACTAGCGACGGTTCTGCCCCGGGCCGCGTCCCTGGCCCGGCCTCGGCCCCGGGTCCCGCGGGGGTGCCGCCGACCAGGCGTGGCGTCCACTCCCGGCTCGCCCAGCTGCCCCCGCTGTCGGCCGAGCAGGGCAGCTCGGCCCAGCCGGCCTTCAACACCAGGCGCACCATGCCGCTACGGGTCGAGTTCGCCCGCCAGCTGACCCGCCGGCGCACCCAGCTGGTCGGGCTGCTGCTGCTGGCGCTGCCGATCGTCATGGCGCTGGCCTTTCAGATCGGCGGGTCGGGCGACTCGGACGGCGACCGCCCGGCGCTGGTCGACCTGGCCACCGCGGGGGCCGGCAACTTCGCGCTCTTCACCGAGTTCGCCTCGGTCGGCTTTCTGCTGGTGGTGATCGTGGCGATGTTCTGCGGCGACACCATCGCCAGCGAGGCGAGCTGGTCATCGCTGCGCTACCTGCTGGCGATGCCGATCCCGCGGGGGCGGCTGCTGCGCCAGAAACTGGTGGTGGCGCTGACGTTCTCGTTCGGGGTCAACCTGCTGCTGCCGGCCTGGGCGTACGTGGTGGGCGGGGTGTTCTTCGGCTGGGACCCGGCACGCTCGCCGTTCGGGGGCAGCTTCACCCACACCGAGACGCTGCAGCGGTTGCTGATCGTCGCGCTGTACGCCGCCGGCCAGGCGTTGGTGGTGGCCAGTCTGGCGTTCCTGCTGAGCGTGCTGACCGACGCGCCGCTGGCCGCGGTCGGCGGGGCGGTGTTCCTGGTGGTGGTGTCCAACATCCTGGACTCGATCACCGCGCTGGACCCGTACCGGGTGGTGCTGCCCACCCACTTCCAGTACTCGTGGCTGGACGCCCTCACCCCGGCGATCAGCTGGGAGGACATGATCCGGGGCTGCGCGCTGGCGGTGATCTACAGCTCCGTGTTCTTCACCCTCGCCTGGACCCGGTTCGCCCGCAAGGACATCACCAGCTGA